In Ahaetulla prasina isolate Xishuangbanna chromosome 6, ASM2864084v1, whole genome shotgun sequence, a single window of DNA contains:
- the THAP4 gene encoding peroxynitrite isomerase THAP4 isoform X1, with the protein MVICCAALNCSNRQGKGPRGQVAVSFHRFPLKDSKRLIQWLKAVQRDNWIPTKYSFLCSEHFTKDSFSKRLEDQHRLLKPTAIPTIFHISETRSNSRVYVKRKRRIITQTLQKNGNQSNEGNGEVVDEILSSGQDLLMEGTNNMEHMTLQAEIGSMTEQGENFQVQLEGSLRRILADNLVTKVTQHKPEKHSIEDHSEVVIHPGSFKIDKNGISEDDFTPPVSGACKFIGSLHSYSFFSKHTREKSFPKEQLERKRLRRSVESNSGNNPVEQDTRFREASSTSSLTAIPQKSSQSMSASPADLTPKSATEAVVGQKRETDANPMSINEVIMSASGACKLIDSLHSYCFSSRQSKSQVCCLREQVEKKNGELKQLRQKISRSDSQVRKLKEKLDELKRTNFPLNNLLPQDCETAQLNPVIEPLSWMLGTWLSDPPGDGTFPSMTPFQYLEEVHISHVGQPMLNFSFNAFHPDTKKPMHRECGFIRIQPDTNKVAFISAQNTGLVEVEEGEVNGQELSIASHSVARISFAKKPHVEQITRKFRLNSEGKLEQTVSMSTTTQPMTQHLHITYKKVIP; encoded by the exons ATGGTGATCTGTTGCGCGGCACTGAATTGCTCCAACCGGCAGGGCAAAGGTCCCCGGGGCCAAGTGGCCGTCTCTTTCCACAG GTTTCCATTAAAGGATTCAAAGCGATTAATTCAATGGTTGAAAGCAGTACAACGGGACAATTGGATTCCCACCAAATATTCCTTTCTCTGCAGTGAACACTTCACTAAAGACAGCTTTTCAAAACGGCTGGAAGACCAGCATCGGTTACTGAAACCCACCGCCATCCCAACTATATTCCATATTTCTGAAACAAGGAGCAACAGCAGGGTTTATgtcaaaagaaagagaagaataataaCCCAGACTCTACAAaaaaatggcaatcaatcaaatgAAGGAAATGGGGAGGTAGTTGACGAAATCTTATCATCTGGCCAAGACTTGCTTATGGAAGGAACTAATAATATGGAGCACATGACTCTTCAAGCTGAAATTGGGTCAATGACTGAGCAGGGGGAGAATTTTCAGGTCCAACTTGAAGGTTCTCTCAGAAGGATATTAGCAGATAACTTAGTTACAAAAGTTACTCAACATAAGCCAGAAAAGCATTCTATTGAGGACCATTCTGAAGTGGTCATCCACCCAGGAAGTTTCAAAATCGATAAAAATGGTATATCAGAGGATGACTTCACACCTCCGGTGTCAGGtgcttgtaaatttattggatccCTTCATTCTTACAGCTTTTTCTCCAAGCATACTAGAGAGAAATCATTTCCAAAGGAACAACTAGAAAGAAAAAGGTTAAGGAGAAGTGTGGAATCAAACTCTGGTAACAACCCTGTGGAGCAGGACACTAGGTTTAGAGAAGCCTCCTCTACTTCTTCTCTTACAGCTATCCCCCAGAAATCTTCCCAAAGCATGTCTGCATCCCCTGCAGATCTGACCCCTAAATCAGCCACAGAAGCTGTAGTAGGTCAGAAGCGAGAGACTGATGCCAACCCCATGTCAATCAATGAGGTCATTATGTCTGCTTCAGGAGCATGCAAGCTCATTGATTCCCTTCATTCCTACTGTTTCTCCTCTAGGCAAAGTAAAAGTCAAGTATGTTGTTTGAGAGAACAagtagaaaagaagaatggagagCTGAAGCAGCTGAGGCAAAAGATCAGCCGCTCTGACAGCCAGGTTAGAAAGCTGAAGGAAAAGCTGGATGAGCTGAAGAGGACTAATTTCCCCTTGAACAACCTGTTGCCCCAGGACTGTG aaactgCACAGTTGAATCCTGTGATTGAACCGCTCTCCTGGATGCTGGGCACTTGGCTTTCAGATCCCCCTGGAGATGGTACCTTCCCTTCAATGACGCCCTTCCAATACCTTGAAGAAGTGCACATCTCTCATGTTGGTCAACCCATGCTGAATTTCTC TTTCAATGCTTTCCATCCAGACACCAAGAAACCAATGCATCGAGAATGTGGATTTATCCGCATCCAACCTGACACTAACAAGGTGGCCTTCATTAGTGCTCAGAACACAG GGTTGGTGGAAGTGGAAGAGGGAGAGGTAAATGGACAAGAGCTTTCTATAGCTTCCCACTCAGTAGCAAGGATTTCTTTTGCCAAGAAACCTCATGTAGAGCAA aTTACTAGAAAATTCAGGCTCAATTCTGAGGGGAAACTAGAACAGACAGTCTCTATGTCAACTACTACGCAACCAATGACTCAGCACCTTCATATAACATACAAAAAAGTGATTCCTTAA
- the THAP4 gene encoding peroxynitrite isomerase THAP4 isoform X2, with protein MASGEMQTETAQLNPVIEPLSWMLGTWLSDPPGDGTFPSMTPFQYLEEVHISHVGQPMLNFSFNAFHPDTKKPMHRECGFIRIQPDTNKVAFISAQNTGLVEVEEGEVNGQELSIASHSVARISFAKKPHVEQITRKFRLNSEGKLEQTVSMSTTTQPMTQHLHITYKKVIP; from the exons atggccagtggtgaaatgcaaacag aaactgCACAGTTGAATCCTGTGATTGAACCGCTCTCCTGGATGCTGGGCACTTGGCTTTCAGATCCCCCTGGAGATGGTACCTTCCCTTCAATGACGCCCTTCCAATACCTTGAAGAAGTGCACATCTCTCATGTTGGTCAACCCATGCTGAATTTCTC TTTCAATGCTTTCCATCCAGACACCAAGAAACCAATGCATCGAGAATGTGGATTTATCCGCATCCAACCTGACACTAACAAGGTGGCCTTCATTAGTGCTCAGAACACAG GGTTGGTGGAAGTGGAAGAGGGAGAGGTAAATGGACAAGAGCTTTCTATAGCTTCCCACTCAGTAGCAAGGATTTCTTTTGCCAAGAAACCTCATGTAGAGCAA aTTACTAGAAAATTCAGGCTCAATTCTGAGGGGAAACTAGAACAGACAGTCTCTATGTCAACTACTACGCAACCAATGACTCAGCACCTTCATATAACATACAAAAAAGTGATTCCTTAA